The Tenebrio molitor chromosome 2, icTenMoli1.1, whole genome shotgun sequence DNA segment AATAGATGGTTTTGTTGACGACGTCACGTAAAGATTCTAAATGAGTTTTATGAGGCCTTTATGAAAGGAGTGGGACGTGGACGTTATCGCACGCATGTGAGGTTTGCACGATGAGGCCTGGGCCAGCGACCGAGATAATACATGCGTtgcgaataaaataaaaataagggCTGATTTTTGTGAAAGTTTGCGACTAGAAAATGGATTTTTGACATGAAGATCTGTTGTCTCTAGACATAAAAGTGACAGCGTCAATCGTTGTTTTAAGATAAAGAGTCAAATATCAATGAGTGTGTTTCCTTTATTTACTTTATCGCATAGCGTGCggtaaaacatttataatcACACGGCATGAAGTAAAGTCGTTACCTGTTACGCATTTCAACGTGGGATAAATAGCATgcagtattttaaaaaaacgttAGAGTAAGAAAAGTATGAAGGGCTTTTACGGGGATGATTTTCTGTACCATAGATGAGAGATACAGGGACATGCGTGATGGGGAAGGATGATTCAGGGGAGATGGAGGAGGGAGATATAAGGAGATCCACGGGAAGTGCAGGAGGATCCAGGAAAGACATAGGAAGATCTAAGGGAGATGCAGGGAAGCTAAAGGAGGATCTGAGGGAGATAAAGGGAAATGCGGTGGAATCTGAGGGAGGTACAGAGGGATCCGGGGAAGATGCAGGGAGAATCCAGGAAGTGTACAAGATGATGCAGGAGGATCTTCTGATGGAGGTACAGGGAGATCCATAGGGATTTGTGAGAAGTAAAAGAGATCGGGGGCGATGCAGGAGGATCCGGGGGTTCGATGGAAACACACAGAGAAGTATTCTACAGAGATCTTTTGTCccaaaaaatttctaaatattttgtagaaatgtttttaaaaagtaagaAAAGTATGAGGGGCTGTTTACGAGAGTGATTTTCTGTACCATCGATGAGAGATACAGGGACATCCGTGATAGAGAAGGAAGAGTCAGGGGAAGATGCAGGAGGATCTGGGGGAGGTACAGGGGATGCGGCGGTATCCGAGGGAAGTGTGGGGAGATCCACGAGAAGTGCATAAAAAGATCCCAGGGAAATGAGGGGAAGGTATGGAGGATGCAGGAGGATCTAAGGAAAGTACAGGGGGGTGCGGTGGTATCCGAGGGACATGTAGAAATTCACGAGAAATGCAAGGGAATCCCGGACAGGCATCTAAGGGAGATGGAGGGAAGGTATAGGGGAGCTGGAGGAGGATCTGAGGGAGATGAAATGAAATGGGGTGGAAACTGGGGGAGGTGCAGAGGAAGATCCGGGGAAGATGCAGGGAGATCTGAAAAAGGTCCAGGGAGATGCAGTAGGATTTGAGGGAGGTACAGGGAATGCAGGAGAACCCAGGAATGTACAAGGAGATACAGGAGGATCTGATGGAGGTACTTACAGGGAGATCCACAGGGATTTGGAGGAAGTAGAAGGGATTGGGGGACAATGCAGGAGAATCCGGGGGATTCGATGGAAACACAGAGAGAAGAAAAATATTCTGCAAAAAATTCTTGTGATCAACCCCTCGGGAAACATTGATATGTATTGCATTTTTGGAATTCTTTTTTGttggtaatttaatttttggcgTACGGATCAaagattgtttttaattttcactgCGATAGTATCACATATAAATTCAACGGTATTAAGATCTGCAGAGTTTCATGGTAATTTACACTGAAGCCTCATAATTTACGTTAAGTTTTTTAGATAACGTTAAGGTTTTGTAATTATCATCCTTATTTATCAAGGTTTACGTTGAACTTGAACTTGATCCATTTAACTTAAGTGATTTAAGGCAAACTTTTGAAAACGAACTTGTCACTATCTCTACTTTCAGTCATCAAATTGCAAAACAAACGTGTGAAACACAAAAGTTGAGACAACTATCTGATCGGTGACATTTTGACGAATTTTTTTGGGTGCCTAAATAGGAAGTAGACGAGCTGGAATCATGTCCGCAGacaatttgacaataaaagaGATGGGAATGATAAAACCGCTGTCGTCGCCTCCCAAATAAGAATTTTAACAAGCGCAAAGATCAGTTCCCGGCccacgaaattttttgtcaaagcGGAAAATCAGAATATTTGGCGACTTCACGCACTTAAATAAACATGACTTCACGCCTTAAACAAAAACtgaatgaaatttaaatatcgCCAAAACAACAGTTTCTGTTTGCACGCGGCCTTGACTCGCCAGGTGTTGACTAGAAACAAttgtcttttgcttttgggATTAAGAAGTGCAAACAATcgcagtttttgattaaataagGCGGCGACCTTGTCGCATTTGTACAGCGAATTCCGTGAAAATGTTCCGTCGAGTGTGAGAAAATAATGTTTCGATTTGTATGCGGATGGCAATCGTCGACGCATCTCCAAAAGGATTTCTGCAATATTCCAGTCATTCACAAACAATATCCCTCCACGTTCGGACGGCGGAATCACTCAGCGAAAGTATCCGATTTATTCGAACTTATCTCAAGAGCCTCTCGAAGATTTGTCACAACATATGTAAAATGCGGCTACCGTGCCCAAATGTGTCGCGATCAGATTGCATTTTGATTCGTTTTGCAATCATTTTGATGGCGAAAAAGTGACAAGTGCAACAGGACTGCAAACAAAACGTCGATGGCCAATCGCTGATCGCAGCTGAGATACCACGTGGTGCTATCTAAGTACCGCGATTACTGGAGATTACAACtgacaattgaattttgacccaaacgttttgtttatttgaatcTTGTCGATGaatcatttctattttttgttaagTTTTTCAAAACGCCAAGACCTGATGAATCGGAAGTGTCGAAAGCTGGCAGGATGACagtcaaaatgatttttgcaAGTTCGGTGTACGCATAACGGACCATATTTTTTCTGTAAATAACTCGGacacaataaattttcctcGATCCAGCAAGTCATTGTTCAGTCGTGGATCAAAGCCAGCAGAACGCTAATGACTTTGGCAAAGTTTTGTGACACgttgacatttattatttataaaaacaaaattgcaaatgcGCTAACTTTGCGATAACgacaagaacaaatattggtgGATGACACGTGTAGAAAACAACTGACGGAAATGGGTCCAAAAGGACCCAACGACTCCGGGATGCAGGAAAAGTGTTGCGACTGGTCGAGCGTGAAGGTTCGCTTATGCAAATTTGCAGCAAAAAATACCATTCCGGGAGCGTGCACACACGACATGCCTACTGTCACGTATTCTTTGCAATAGCTTACGTTATTACATCTAATCACTAAATTCGCTGTTCTGATATAATTACACACGACATGGTGCCAGTCGCTAGTTCTTTTCATTTCCGACAAGAAATCGGTGAGTACGAAATTATCTCGGGGACGgggccgccgccgccacccCTTCGGGCGCCGAATTCGGCGGGGTCGGTGCACGCCAGAGGCTGGTGCATCTTTGATGCCCCTCGGGTCAAGCCGCCGATGACATTGACCGTCTGTCATAGACCCGAAGACAAtcgcgcttctttttttcgtgTTGTGATAAGAAATCTCTTTGCAGGCATGTGGTGGGTCATGGTATCAGTGGCGGCTCTAGTGGGTGCGGCGACGTCGTTGCCGTGCGAACAGGCCAGGATGAGGTGTGCCTACAGAGTGGGATGCGGCATGGCCCTCCAGAACTACGTGGTGGGGTGCTCGGGGGTGCTCCAGGGGCCCCCGCCCACCCAGTGCCCCGAGATTTGCCACCACTCCCTCATCGCCCTCACCTCCACCGAAGAAGGAAAGGATCTGATGAACGTGAGTACCacattttcttctttcttcccCAAATCTTTTCCCTCAACTTCAAACGTTCACTCGAAACCAAGAAAATCCCACTTTCCTCACCACTTCCACTTCAAACCAACGAAAGTGGTACTTTTCCGCAATTATCCAAGATATTTATTTGAGCTTCTCTATTTCAGTatccattttatttttttacgacCAATAACTGGAAACACTTTATTGCACACTTATAGAAAGTCAATGAAAAAGTCTACAATGTCGTAAACTTTTACTGCTACCGGTGTGGATCTGACAAAGCACCCATCACACAGCAGTACTCCtccagaaataattaatttggttCTTCCATTTTCTTTGACGTTTTTCTTCTCTTGATCCTCCTTCTGATTTTCGTGTGATTTGCAGTGCAAGTGCAGCGACGAGTACTGCGAGGACCAGAAGCTCCGCTCGGAAATCTGCCGCCCCGAGGTGATGAAGACGATCGGGTCGCCTGTGGTGTCGTGTCGGGTGGCCCAGTGGATCTGCGCCGCGGACACCCAGTGCTCCACCGCCCTCAAGTACTACAACCAGTACTGCCGGGCGATGTTCCACGGGAAGAAGTGCACCCCCAGGTGCAACAACTCGATCTCGATCCTGCGCCGCCAGGAGAAGGCCGCCAAGTTGACCACGTGCAAGTGTGACGGTTTCGAAGACTACGACTGTCGCGGCATTCAAAAGAACATGGCGAAGCTGTGCTTCCACAAGCACAACCACCACCACCAGAACGCCACCAGGCACGCCACTCCAGAGCCGCCGCCACCGGTCGCGCCGCCGGCGGACGTGGGGGACGCGGCCGCGGCGCCCGTTCTCGCCTTCGGAGCCGTCGTCCTGGCGGTCGTGGGACTCGTTACGTGATACTGTCCGATCGCTCTTCCTCAACTTTGAATCTACCTCGTTaacagtatttatttattttcgtatTTATGGGATCAGTCCGAGCGATGATCGCTAACCAAAGTAACTTATACGGTTAATTAACTATGTCACGTTATAGTTCCTAAATCTAGAAAACATGCCAGAAACGAGATACAATCAAGACAACGCACACATGTAAATTGTACAGATTTTGTAACATATTGTATTGTATATTCGGATGTAGACTACGGTTTCAGTGACTTGTAAAGGTTGTTGTTAAGCTTTAAGTTTAGTCTAAGCCCATTCCCTCACACCCCACAGATTCAGGGAACAATCCTACTGATAGTTCACACCAAAGAAGCGCTTGATGCTGTATATTGCTTTAAGTTATTGAGAGTCGCTTTATACACACCAGCACTTCTTGTTGGACGTACGACGTTCACTTTTCGACGATATAGACGAGCACGCCTGCCGTTTTTCTCCCGACGCTTTCACCAAATCCCAAAACCAGTACAAActgaaagtgaggttatgtcaattTGCGGACAGTGTGACCAAAAACAAACCACAAAAACTTACGTGATGTGTATAATCAATAAATCAATCAATCATGCACGCAAAAGCTGCCCAACCATTCAAACCGTACGCACTGTGTTaataaaaagttaggttaagtGGGCAAATTTTGACTcgatgattttcaaattgcgGCGTTCCTGTTCGATTAGTAATACGGAACAAGAGGTTTATTGCTAATTAGACGCCCAGCTGGCCGCCacttacacatttttttaccaCAAATGGATCGGGTGATCACGTCCGGAATTTAGGTATCAGTTTTCGATAATTAATTGTTGTGAAATTAATTAAGTGGGGCATGGCAGTGTCGCACCACgttttgattaataatgggACAAGCAAGTGTGTAAATTTAACGCGTCCACGACAGATAATTAGCGGTGTAATGATCGATTTGGTACGTGAATTggtaaaaatttcagttggcagaACTTATACGTTTGACAGTTTGTCCTGGCATGTGCTGAATCAAATTTTGGGTCCT contains these protein-coding regions:
- the LOC138124350 gene encoding uncharacterized protein isoform X2 → MWWVMVSVAALVGAATSLPCEQARMRCAYRVGCGMALQNYVVGCSGVLQGPPPTQCPEICHHSLIALTSTEEGKDLMNCKCSDEYCEDQKLRSEICRPEVMKTIGSPVVSCRVAQWICAADTQCSTALKYYNQYCRAMFHGKKCTPRCNNSISILRRQEKAAKLTTCKCDGFEDYDCRGIQKNMAKLCFHKHNHHHQNATRHATPEPPPPVAPPADVGDAAAAPVLAFGAVVLAVVGLVT
- the LOC138124350 gene encoding growth arrest-specific protein 1-like isoform X1, which codes for MVPVASSFHFRQEIGMWWVMVSVAALVGAATSLPCEQARMRCAYRVGCGMALQNYVVGCSGVLQGPPPTQCPEICHHSLIALTSTEEGKDLMNCKCSDEYCEDQKLRSEICRPEVMKTIGSPVVSCRVAQWICAADTQCSTALKYYNQYCRAMFHGKKCTPRCNNSISILRRQEKAAKLTTCKCDGFEDYDCRGIQKNMAKLCFHKHNHHHQNATRHATPEPPPPVAPPADVGDAAAAPVLAFGAVVLAVVGLVT